From Streptomyces sp. NBC_01551:
CGGCAAATGCGGGGCGGGTTGTGAGCACAGCGACACCATGTGACCGCATCCTGTGCCCAACTCCCGGCAATTGTCTGTCGAAACGTTATGAACGAGAAGGGCGGACCGTGTCTTAGGACACAGCCCGCCCCTCTCACGTTGTGAAGAACTGGTGCTGCTTGCGTGGGGCCACTTGAGTCACGTGGCCTGAATCGTGTTACTTGAGTCGGGCCATGAGGGCGTGCTCGACGAGAGTGATGAGCGCGCTCTTGGCGTCCGCCCTGTGGCGGGCGTCGGTGGTGATGATCGGGGCGTCCGGGCCGATCTGCAGCGCCTCGCGCACCTCTTCGGGGGTGTACGGCTGGTACCCCTCGAAACCGTTGAGTGCCACGACGAACGGCAGCCCGCTGTTCTCGAAGTAGTCGACGGCGGGGAAGCAGTCGGCGAGACGGCGGGTGTCGACCAGGACGATCGCACCGATGGCACCGCGGACGAGGTCGTCCCACATGAACCAGAAGCGGTCCTGACCGGGGGTACCGAAGAGGTACAGGATCAGGTCCTGGTCCAGGGTGATGCGACCGAAGTCCATGGCGACCGTGGTGGTCGTCTTGTCCCCGGTGTGGGTCAGGTCGTCGATGCCGGCGCTCGCGGACGTCATCACGGCCTCGGTGCGCAGCGGGTTGATCTCGGAGACCGCGCCGACGAACGTGGTCTTGCCCACGCCGAAGCCGCCGGCCACCACGATCTTCGCGGAGGTGGTGGAGCGAGGAGCCGCTCCGCCGTTAGAGCTTGCGAAGTCCACTGAGAACCCTCTCGAGCAGCGTTACGTCCGGCGTGCCGCCGGCCTCTCCATTGCCCGGCTGGTGGATGGCCACCATTCCGGCCTCGGCCAGGTCGGCCACGAGGATCCGGGCGACACCGAGCGGCATCGACAGCAGTGCGGAGACCTCCGCGACCGACTTGACCTCGCGGCACAGCGTGCAGATCCGCTGGTGCTCCGGAAGCATGCCGGAGAGGTGCATCGGGTCGGCCGTGGTGCTGACCAGCGCCTCGATGGCGAGCTGGTAGCGCGGACGGGTCCGGCCACCGGTCATCGCGTACGGACGTACCAGCGGCTGGTCGCCTTCCGAGTACGACGAGTCGTACGCGTCGGAATAGGCGGGGGGCGGGGTCATTGATCCTCCGGGCTGGACAGCAGTGGTCAGCGTGCCGTCTGACGGGGCGGCCGGTGGGGGGACGGTATGACGGCCTGGCGGTGGTACTGGGTTCCGGGGTGGTTACCCCGGTCCCCCGGCCGGAAGTACCGTCCGGCCGGGAGATGGGCGGTCAGATGAGCAGGCTTCCCTGGAGCTCCGCGCGCAGGTCCGGGGTGAGGACACTGCCGGCGCGGTCCACGAGGAGGGCCATCTCGTAGCCGACGAGGCCGATGTCGCACTCGGGGTGCGCCAGTACGGCCAGGGAGGATCCGTCGGACACGGACATCAGGAAGAGGAACCCGCGGTCCATCTCCACCACCGTCTGGTTGACGGCGCCGCCCTCGAAGATGCGGGAGGCTCCGGCCGTGAGCGACGTCAGACCGGAGGCCACGGCCGCCAGCTGATCGGCGCGGTCACGCGGGAACCCCTCGGACATCGCCAGAAGGAGGCCGTCGGCGGAAACCACCACCGTGTGGGACACCCCTGGGGTGTTGTCCACGAAGTTGGTGATCAACCAGTTCAGGTTCTGTGCCGCCTGGCTCATCGAACTCAACTATCGCTCCTGCTGGTATGTGGGGTCGATGTGGTAACTGCCGGTGGCCGGGCCGCTGTTGCCTGCCTGGCGTCCCTGCTGGATACCGCGTCGGAGGTTGGTCAGACGGCCACGGACGTCGTCCGGGGCACGCGAGACCTGCGGACCGGGCTGGGCGTCGGCCTGCTGTTGTGCGGTGCCGGCGACGAGGTTGGCCCGCGGCACGCGCCGCGGCAGTCCGGAGGTGGTGATTCCGCCGGCGGCGGGCTGGCGCACGCGCTCGGCCTGCCGCATCAGCTCGTCGTTCGGCGAGGACCGCCAGCTTACGGTCGGCGTGCTGCCGGTCGTCGCCGGGGCGGACTCCGCCGGCAGCTCCATGCCGCGCGTGGGCAGCGGCTGCTGGATGCGCTGCGGTGCACCGGGGATCTGGTGCTGCGGCCGCGGCTGCTGGGGTACGGCCGGTGCCTGCGCGGGGGGCTGCTGTTCGGCGCCCTCCTCGCGGAACCAGTTCGACTCCAGCGTGTCGAAGATCGGGCTGCGCGCCTCACCGGGACCCTGGGCCGGCGGCAGCGCCTCCGGCTGGTGGGCCTGCGGCAGCTGCGGGGTCTCCGGGCGCGAGGCCGGTACGGGGGCGTAGGCGCCGCCGGACTGCGGAGCCTGCCCCTGCTGACCGCCGGGGCCGCCTACACCGGGACCGCCGGGCCGGGTGGCCGGGTAGTCCGGGCGGGCGAACTGGCCGGTCGACGCCGGGTCGGCGCCGCCGCGCAGCTCCGGGCGCTCGAACTGCCCGGTGCCGGACGGGCTCAGCGAGCCGCCGCGCACGTCGGGACGCTCGAACTGGCCCGTCGAACCGCTGTCGTACGCGGCCGGGGGCTGCGGGGCGTTGAAGTCCGGGCGGGCGAACTCCGCCGTGGAGCCGGGGCCCGACAGCTCGTCGTGGCCGCGCGGGACCTCCTGGCCGCCCTGGCCGGCGCCCCAGCTGGTGGCCTGCGGCATCCCGCCGGGAGCGGCACCCGCACCCGGCAGTTCCGGACGCGGTGCGCCACCGCGCGGCGGCAGCTGCGGCCGGGGGCCGCGCTGGGCCGGCGCCGGGGGCGCCGACTGCTGCTGGGACTGGGGCTGCTGAGCCTGAGCCTGCTGGGGCTGCTGCTGGGGAGCCTGGGGCCGCTCGAAGCCGTTGCCCTGCGGGAACCCGGAGGGACCGCCGGCCGAGGGAGCCGAGGGGGCGCCCGTCGGACGGGGCTGCGGACCGCGGCCCGCCAGCGGAGCGCCGGAACCGAAGGAACCCTGGCCCTGGCCCTGGCCGGTGGGCGCGCCGGGGCCGCCCTGCGGACGGGCGGAGGGACCGCCCGGCTGCTGGGGCCGGCCACCCTGCTGACGCTGCTGGCCGTTGCCGCCGTTGCCGCCGCCCGAGCCGTCCCGACCCGGCAGCGCTGCCCGCTGCCCGCCGCCGGAGACCTGGCCGCGCTGCGGGGCGCCGCCCACGGGGGGACGACCGGCGCCGCCGGGCACGGAACCCTGGGCGGAGGGGGCACCCTGCGCACCGGGGCCGCCCTGGCCGCCCTGACCCGGCATCGGACCCGGCTTCTTGCCGCCCTGGGCGACGTCCACCGGGAGCATGACGAGGGCCGTCGTACCGCCCGAGTCGGACGGGCGCAGCTGGATGCGGATGCCGTGTCGCAGGGACAGGCGGCCGACCACGAACAGGCCCATGCGGCGGGAGACGGAGACGTCCACGGTCGGCGGCGACGCGAGCCGCTCGTTGATCGCGGCGAGGTCCTCGGGGGAGAGGCCGATGCCGGTGTCGTGGATCTCGACGAGCACGCGGCCGTCCGGCAGCGCGTGACCGGTGACCTTGACCTTGGTCTGCGGTGAGGAGAACGAGGTGGCGTTCTCCAGCAGCTCGGCGAGGAGGTGCACGAGGTCGTTGACGACGCGGCCGGCGACGTCGGTGCCGGGCACCGACGCGAGTTCGATGCGCTCGTACTGCTCCACCTCGGACGCCGCGGCGCGGAGCACGTCGACGAGCGGGACGGGGCGGGTCCACCGGCGGCCCGGCTCCTCGCCCGCGAGGACGAGGAGGTTTTCGCCGTTACGGCGCATGCGGGTCGCGAGGTGGTCGAGCTTGAAGAGCGAGGACAGCTGGTCCGGGTCGGCCTCGCGGGACTCCAGCTCGGAGATGAGCGAGAGCTGACGCTGGATGAGGCCCTGCGAGCGGCGCGAGAGGTTGGTGAACATCGCGTTGACGTTGCCCCGCAGGAGGGCCTGCTCGGCGGCGAGGCGGACGGCCTCGCGGTGCACGTCGTCGAAGGCCGCGGCCACCTGGCCGATCTCGTCGCGGGTGTGCAGACCGACCGACTCCACGGACGTGTCGACGTCCTGCGGGTCGGACTCGGAGAGCTGCTTGACGAGCTCGGGCAGACGGTCCTGGGCGACCCGGGTCGCGGTGTCCTGCAGGCGGCGCAGCGAGCGGATCATGGACCGGGCCATGACGAAGGCGCCGACGAGGGAGACGCCGAGGACGAGGAGGATCAGGGCACCGTTGATGATGGCGTCCTGCTGCGACTCGTTCTTGAGCTCGCGGGCCTTCTGCTCCATGTCCTCGAGCAGCGTGAGCTCGATGACCTTCATGGCCTGGAGCTTGTTGTCGTCGGCGTCGTACCAGTCGAGCCAGGAGCGGTTCTTCTCCTTGGCGAACTGGCCCTGGGTGCTCAGGACGCGGCGGGCGTAGTGGTCCGCCTGGCCGATCTCCGGGTTGCCGTCGCCGAGCGCCGCGAGGAGTTCCTCGGGCTTGCCCTGGTAGACGAGTTCGAAGGTCTTCTTGGACTGGCTCTCACCGCGGAGCGCGGAGAGGGCGTACAGCCGGTCGTTCTCCTCCAGCTTGCCGGCCTTGTCCGCGACCGACGGGTCGGGGAGCGAGGCGGCGATGATCGCGCGCTGGATCGAGGCGTACTCCTTGGCGGAGGAGAACGCCGCCAGGGCGCGGGTACGCTTGATCATCTCGGGGTTGGAGGTGGCCTGGGCCATGTCCTGCGAGAGCGAGAGCAGCGAGACGATCAGCGCGTTGTACTCGGTGACGGTCTGCTGGGCGCCGTTCTGGTACGCCTTCTTGCGGATGTCCTCGATGCCGGTGAGCTGGCGGCCGATCTGCAGGATGTTGTTGCGGATCGACTTGAGCGTCTCGTCCTTGTCCTCCGCGCTGTCGACCTTGTCGGTCGCGGCGGTGAAGGACCGGGCGGCCGCGTCCGTCTGCTCGCGGACGCCCTGGACGATGCTGTTGACCTTGCCCGACTTGTCGGCCGACAGCGGACCGGCGGAGTTGTCGCGCTCGGTCTGCAGCATGGCGGCCAGGTTGGTGGCCTGCCGGGTCATCGTCGTCAGCAGCTGCATGTGCTCCAGCTGTGCGATGTCATTGAGCGAGTCGTTGATACGGAAGCCACCGAGCGTGGTGGCCGCGACGACCGGCAGGGTCAGCAGCGACACCAGTCGCGTGCTGATGCGCCAGTTCTGCATGGCGAGACGGGAGCCGGGCCCACTGGGGGCCGTCGGTATCGCCACGTCCAGCTCGGCGGACTGGTCCTTGACCTTGTCCTTGCCGCTGCCCTTGGCCAAGCCCTTGGACTTGCCGCGACCCTTGGCCTTCACCGTGGTGGAGGCGTTGGGGCCCGCTCCTTCGGCAGCCGGCCCGCGGTTCTGGGCGTGCTGGGGCGAGGAGCCACGGTCGATCCCGCCGCGCGGCTCCTGCTCCGCCGCAGCGCTGCCATCCCTCTTGAATCGTCCCTGCACTAGCGTCGCAACCTCTGGACCAGGCGTCTCACCGGGCGACCGGTGGGACGGTGTCGAGTCGTGGGGCACTAACGGCCCCATGGTGGTCGTCGGTGACCGGCGCGTCTCCCTCTCCTTGCCACCGCGCTCGGCGCTGAGTCGCGCCACCTGCGCGCCGGCTGATTCCCGCGGCGGTCCCGCGAATTCCAGCACAGTGCCGGATCTCCAACAAGGTGCGCGTGTCGGCCTTGAGAGTCGGTGACGGCCTGTGACGGGAGTGCTACGCGATGTGGAAGCCCTTTCGGGGTAAACCGGACTTACGCCATCCAAACACCGCTGCTGGCAAGGTGTCCCAGTCGAGATGATCAGGAGCGGAATGGCTCATTCAGTGGCGCAATGTCCGTTTCTTCGGGTGGAATTGACTGTCCGTTATGACCGGTATGGGCGGTCACGGGTGAGCAAACTCACACGGCTGTGGCCATTACTTCCCGGTTCGGTGACGGATTTGGATGTTTAGCCTTGCCTCTTACGAGGTTGGCGACCGTTGACCGAACACCACGAGCGAGCCGAGGGCCCGAGACTCCGATGAAGACGACGATGATGTTCCGCAACATAGCCAACCCGCGCCGCACCACCCTCGCGCACCTGAAGGACGCCGAGGAGCTGCAGGCGGTGGAGGTCCAGGAGCACACCGTCGACCTGCCGGCCCAGACCGCGAACCCGCGCCGCACCACGCTGATGGACGCGCCGGTCGCCGCCGCCGCGCAGTAGGCCCTCCACACAAAGGAAGCGAAGCGCCGCTGCCCGCCGCGTTAGCCTGGAGTCCGCAGACTCCAGCCAGCGGAAATACAGAGGGGCAGACGCAACACGTGCGCATCGCCAGGTTCTCGATCGACGGCAATGTCGCGTTCGGGGCGGTCGAGGGCTCTGCCCCCGACGAGCTCGTCCTCGACATCATCAAGGGCATCCCGTTCGCGGACTTCGAGCTGTCCGGCACGAAGGTTCCGCTGAGCAAGGTCCGGCTGCTGCCGCCCGTGCTCCCGAACAAGGTCGTGGCCATCGGCCGCAACTACGCGGAGCACGCGGCGGAGCTGGGCAACGAGGTCCCCGAGGCTCCCATCACCTTCTTCAAGCCCTCCACCTCGGTGGTCGGCCCGGGCGACCCGATCACGTACCCCTCGTTCTCCCAGGACCTCCACCACGAGGCGGAGCTCGCCGTGGTCATCGGGCGCATGTGCCGCGAGGTCCCCAAGGAGCGCGTCAAGGACGTGATCCTCGGCTACACCTGCGCCAACGACGTCACCGCGCGCGATGTCCAGCAGCGCGAGAAGCAGTGGGCCCGGGCCAAGGGCTTCGACAGCTCCTGCCCCCTCGGCCCCTGGATCGAGACCGACCTCGACCCCGGCGACCTGACCATCCAGTGCACCGTCAACGGCGAACAGCGCCAGCTCGGCCGCACCAGCGACATGGTCCGCTCCATCGAGGACCTGATCGTCCACATCACCGAGGCCATGACGCTGCTCCCGGGCGACGTCATCCTCACGGGGACCCCGGCCGGAGTCGGCCCCCTCAACGTCGGCGACGAGGTCGCCGTCACCATCGAAGGCATCGGCACTCTCACCAACAAGGTGATCAAGCGTGGCTAACGCACCCGTCCGCGTCCGTTTCTGTCCCTCCCCGACTGGCAACCCCCACGTCGGCCTGGTCCGGACGGCTCTCTTCAACTGGGCGTTCGCCCGCCACCACGGCGGCACGTTCGTCTTCCGCATCGAGGACACCGACGCGGCGCGCGACTCCGAGGAGTCGTACGCCCAGCTGCTCGACTCGCTGCGCTGGCTCGGCTTCACCTGGGACGAGGGTCCCGAGGTGGGCGGCCCGCACGCCCCGTACCGCCAGTCCCAGCGCATGGACATCTACGCGGACGTCGCGAAGAAGCTCAAGGACGGCGGCTACGCGTACGACTGCTACTGCACCACCGAGGAGCTGGACGCGCGCCGCGCCGCCGCCCGCGCGGCCGGCAAGCCCTCCGGTTACGACGGCCACTGCCGCGAGCTGACCACCGTGCAGCTGGAGGCGTACCAGGGCGAGCACCGCTCCTCGATCGTCCGCTTCCGGATGCCCGACGAGCCGATCACCTTCACCGACCTGGTCCGCGGCGAGCTGACCTTCACCCCGGAGAACGTGCCGGACTTCGGCATCCTGCGGGCCAACGGCGCGCCGCTGTACACGCTCGTCAACCCCGTCGACGACGCGCTGATGGAGATCACGCACGTCCTGCGCGGCGAGGACCTGCTGTCCTCCACCCCGCGCCAGATCGCGCTCTACAAGGCGCTGATCGAGCTGGGCGTCGCCAAGGCGGTCCCCGAGTTCGGCCACCTGCCGTACGTCATGGGCGAGGGCAACAAGAAGCTCTCCAAGCGCGACCCGGAGTCCTCGCTCAACCTGTACCGCGAGCGCGGCTTCCTGCCCGAGGGCCTGCTGAACTACCTCTCGCTCCTCGGCTGGTCCTTCTCCAAGGACCAGGACATCTTCTCGATCGAGGAGATGGTGGCGAAGTTCGACATCCCGGACGTCAACGCCAACCCGGCGCGCTTCGACCTCAAGAAGGCCGAGGCCATCAACGCCGACCACATCCGGCTGCTGGACCCGAAGGCCTTCGCGGACGCCTGCACGCCGTGGCTGCGGGCCCCGCACGCCAACTGGGAGCCCGCGGACTTCGACGCCGAGGCCTGGGCGGCCATCGCGCCGTACGCCCAGACCCGCGTGACCGTCCTGTCGGACATCACCGCGAACGTTGACTTCCTGTTCCGCAAGGAGCCCGTCGAGGACCAGGCGTCCTGGGACAAGGCGATGAAGGGTGAGCCGGCGGCCCTGCTGACCAGCGTCCGCGCCCACCTGGACACGGCCGACTGGAACGACCCCGAGGCCCTCAAGCAGGCCGTCCTGACCGCCGGCGAGGCCCACGGCCTCAAGCTCGGCAAGGCGCAGGCCCCGGTCCGCGTGGCCGTCACCGGCCGCACGGTCGGTCTGCCGCTCTTCGAGTCCCTCCAGATCCTGGGCAAGGAGCGCTCCCTGGCCCGCATCGACGCGGCGCTGGCGAAGCTCGCCGCGTAGGCGTCACCCGTGTGTCCCGCAGGGGGCGGCGGCCGGAGATCCCCGGCCGCCGCCCCCTGCGGCGTTCTCGCGGGACGACGCTAGGGTCTGCGGAGATCGACTGCCCGTACGTGCGTACGCGCGTACCCGTACCGCCCGCTGTGCGAAGGACCCGACATGCCGATGACCGCCCCCGACTACGCCTGGCACTTCACGCCGGGCAACACCTTCTCCTACGAGGACGGCCCCACCGGCACCCTCGCGGTGGTCGACGGGGGCGAGCTGTGGCTGCCCTCCGGCCGCGTGGTGGCCTGCGACCCGTTCCTCTGCCTCGGCACGGGCGACATACCGCCGTTCACCGCCCGGGTGGCCCCGGGCCGCTACCGGGTGGAGGCCGCCATGGCCACGATCACCACGCCCGAGGAGCCCCCGTCGGACAGCCCGCACCTGCGGATCGCCGCCGTCCGCCTGGTGGTCGCGGACCGGCCGGCCGTGACCTGGGAGCCCGCCCTGCAGGAGGGCCAGGACCCGGCGACGCTGGAGGAGGACGAGTTCTTCGGCTACGGCGTCGACGCGGGCACGGGCTGCTTCTACGACGCCGCGGCCGACGACGCGTTCCCGGACTGCGAGGGCGACGAGGGGCCGCTCTGGGACGCCTTCGAGGCCACCGGGCACGAGCCCGGCCCCTACGTCGTGGCCGGCGAGGACGGCCACAACCTGGTCGCCTTCGGCTCCGGCTGGGGCGACGGCGCGTACCCGACCTGGGTGGGCCGTGACGCCGACGGCGAGATCACCTGCTTCGTCACCGATTTCTTCGTCGTGCCCCCGCGGGACGATCTCCCGGCGTAGCCTCGGCGGTATGCCGATCCGCGCCGTGCTGTGGGACATCGACGACACCCTGTTCGACTACACCGGGGCGGACCGGGCCGGGCTGGCGCGGCACCTGACGGTCGAGGGGCTCGCGGAGCGGTACGGCACCCCCGCCGAGGCGCTCGCCCTGTGGCGCCACCACACCGACCGGCACTGGGCGCGCTTCGGGGCCGGCGAGGTCACCTTCGAGGGCCAGCGCCGGGACCGGGTACGGGACTTCCTCGGCGCGCCGGACCTGACCGACGACGAGGCCGAGGAATGGTTCGGGCGGTACGTCGCGCACTACCGGGCCGCCTGGGTGGTGTTCCCCGACGTGGTGCCCGTACTGGACGCCCTGGCGGCCGGGTACCGGCACGGGGTGCTCTCCAACTCCTCCGTGGCCAACCAGGACCCGAAGCTGCGCGCCCTCGGGCTGCGCGAGCGCTTCGAGGTCCTGGTCTGCGCCGCCGAGCTGGGCGTCAGCAAGCCCGAGGCCGAGGCCTTCCTCGCCGCCTGCGAGGCGCTCGCGCTGCCGCCGCACGAGGTGGCGTACGTGGGTGACCAGCCGGAGATCGACGCGCGCGGCGCCCGTGACGCCGGGCTCACGGCGTTCTGGCTGGACCGCGCCGGAGGGCGCGGACCGGCTCCCTCCGGTGTGCACCGGATCGCCGGGCTCGCCCGGCTCCCGGAGCTGCTGGCCGGGGATACCCGTTTTGGAGCACGGTCAGGCATCCGGTAATGTTCTTTCTGCGCCGCCGGAGCGGGCCGAAAGGCCGGACACGGGGGCGCTAACCAAACGAAAGTACCGCAAGGGCTTGAGTTTTGGTGGGCTATAGTGTAATTGGCAACACGAGGGTTTCTGGTTCCCTTATTCTAGGTTCGAGTCCTGGTAGCCCAGCGCAGTGCAGTAGTAACGCAGTGCTTTGCCCCCGTTGTGTAGCGGCCTAGCACGCCGCCCTCTCAAGGCGGTAGCGCCGGTTCGAATCCGGTCGGGGGTACAGATCCTTCCCGCAAGATCTCCATTTGGGTAGCTCCCGGACGTCTTGATGCAGGATCGCTAGGGCCCCCGTTGTGTAGCGGCCTAGCACGCCGCCCTCTCAAGGCGGTAGCGCCGGTTCGAATCCGGTCGGGGGTACTGTGTCTAGCTGGTCTAGACCTTTGGGCTATAGTGTAATTGGCAACACGAGGGTTTCTGGTTCCCTTATTCTAGGTTCGAGTCCTGGTAGCCCAGCGTAGTACCGCAGTAACAGCTAGCCCCCGTTGTGTAGCGGCCTAGCACGCCGCCCTCTCAAGGCGGTAGCGCCGGTTCGAATCCGGTCGGGGGTACGCACGGAAGAGGCCTTTCGCGATCATCGCGGAAGGCCTCTTCGCTTTGTCCGGCCGGTGGCCCGGCGTACGGGCACGGCAAGTAAGTACGGGCCCGGAGGCGCGTGTTCGGACGTGTGCGGCGTCGTACGCGCCCCCGGACCCGGGGGTGTGTGGTGGGAAAGGGCCGTGCGGGTCAGCCGGAGCGGCGCAGGGCCTCCGTCAGGCGGGCGGCCGCGTCGATGACGGCCTGGGCGTGCATCCGCCCCGGGTGCCGGGTCAGGCGCTCGATCGGCCCGGAGACCGACACGGAGGCCACCACGCGGTTCGACGGCCCGCGCACCGGCGCCGAGACGGAGGCCACGCCGGGCTCCCGCTCGCCGATCGACTGCGCCCAGCCGCGGCGCCGTACGCCCGAGAGCGCCGTCGCCGTGAAGCGCGCGCCCTGCAGACCCCGGTGGAGCCGCTCGGGCTCCTCCCAGGCCATCAGGATCTGTGCTGCCGAACCGGCCTTCATCGGGAGCGTGGAGCCCACCGGCACGGTGTCGCGCAGACCCGACAGCCGCTCGGCCGCGGCCACGCAGATGCGCATGTCGCCCTGACGCCGGTAGAGCTGCGCGCTCTCGCCCGTCACGTCGCGGAGGTGGGTGAGCACCGGTCCGGCCGTGGCCAGCAGGCGGTCCTCGCCGGCCGCGGCGGCAAGCTCTGCCAGCCGCGGGCCGAGGATGAACCGGCCCTGCATGTCCCTCGCCACCATCCGGTGGTGTTCCAGTGCCACGGCGAGGCGATGTGCCGTGGGTCGTGCGAGCCCTGTCGCCGCGACCAGCCCGGCGAGGGTGGCCGGACCGGACTCCAGTGCGCTCAATACCAGAGCTGCCTTGTCGAGAACGCCGACGCCGCTAGAGTTGTCCATGAAACGATATTCACGTCTCACACTGTGAAACGCAAGTTCAATTTTTCCAAGAACCAGCGAGTCTGTATGTACGGGTCCACGAACCACTGGACCCGGGACGGTGAGCCGGAGGGAAAGCGATGGGTAGGACACTCGCGGAGAAGGTCTGGGACGACCATGTCGTCCGGCGCGCCGAGGGCGAGCCCGACCTCCTCTTCATCGATCTGCACCTGCTGCACGAGGTGACCAGCCCCCAGGCCTTCGAAGGTCTGCGGCAGGCCGGCCGCAAGGTCCGTCGCCTGGACCTCACCATCGCGACCGAGGACCACAACACCCCCACCATCGACATCGACAAGCCGATCGCCGACCCCGTCTCCCGCGCCCAGCTGGAGACGCTGCGGGCGAACTGCGCCGAGTTCGGCGTACGCCTGCACTCGCTGGGCGACGTCGAGCAGGGCGTCGTCCACGTCGTGGGACCGCAGCTGGGCCTGACCCAGCCGGGCACCACCGTGGTCTGCGGCGACTCGCACACCTCCACGCACGGCGCCTTCGGCGCGCTGGCCTTCGGCATCGGCACCAGTCAGGTCGAGCACGTGCTGGCCACCCAGACGCTGCCGCTGGCCCGCCCCAAGACGATGGCCATCACCGTCACCGGTGCGCTGGCCGAGGGCGTCACCGCCAAGGACCTGATCCTGGCCATCATCGCGAAGATCGGCACCGGCGGCGGCCAGGGCTACATCCTGGAATACCGCGGCGAGGCCATCGAGAAGCTCTCGATGGAAGCCCGCATGACCATCTGCAACATGTCGATCGAGGCCGGCGCCCGCGCGGGCATGATCGCCCCCGACCGGACCACCTTCGACTACCTGCGGGGCCGCGACCACGCCCCCGCGGGCGAGGACTGGGACGCGGCGGTCGCCTACTGGCAGACCCTGCGCACCGACGACGACGCCGTCTTCGACGCGGAGGTCGTCATCGACGGCGCCGCGCTGTCCCCGTTCGTCACCTGGGGCACCAACCCCGGCCAGGGCGCGCCGCTGTCGGCCAACGTCCCCGACCCCGCTTCGTACGAGGACGCTTCGGAGCGCCACGCCGCCGAAAAGGCCCTGGAATACATGGGGTTGACGGCCGGGCAGCCGCTGCGGGACATCACGGTTGACACCGTCTTCGTAGGTTCCTGCACCAACGGCCGCATCGAGGACCTGCGCGCCGTGGCCGGGATCATCGAGGGCCGCAAAGTCGCCGACGGCGTACGGATGCTGGTCGTCCCGGGCTCGGTCCGCGTCGCGCTCCAGGCCGTGGAAGAGGGCCTGGACAAGGTCTTCAAGGAGGCCGGCGCCGAATGGCGGCACGCGGGCTGCTCGATGTGTCTGGGCATGAACCCCGACCAACTGGCGCCCGGTGAGCGCTCCGCGTCCACCTCCAACCGCAACTTCGAGGGCCGGCAGGGCAAGGGCGGACGCACCCACCTGGTCTCCCCGCAGGTGGCCGCCGCCACCGCGGTGCTGGGCCATCTGGCCTCGCCCGCCGATCTGTCCGACGCCACCGCGACCGCCGGAGTCTGAACCATGGAAGCCTTCACCACCCACACCGGCCGGGCCGTCCCGCTGCGCCGCAGCAACGTCGACACCGACCAGATCATCCCGGCCCACTGGCTGAAGAAGATCACCCGCGACGGGTTCGAGGACGGGCTCTTCGAGGCCTGGCGCAAGGACCCGGAGTTCGTCACGAACCGCCCGGAGCGCGCGGGCGCGACCGTGCTGGTCGCGGGCCCCGACTTCGGCACCGGTTCCTCGCGCGAGCACGCCGTGTGGGCCCTGCAGAACTTCGGCTTCAAGACGGTCATCTCCTCCCGGTTCGCCGACATCTTCCGCGGCAACTCGCTGAAGAACGGTCTGCTGACCGTGGTCCTGCCGCAGGAGACCGTCGACCGGCTGTGGGAGCTGACCGAGGCCGACCCCACCGCCGAGATCACCGTCGACCTGGTCGCCCGCCAGGTCCGAGCGGAGGGCGTCGAGGCGGAGTTCGAGCTCGACGACAACGCCCGCTGGCGCCTGCTGGAGGGGCTGGACGACATCTCGCTCACCCTTCAGAACGAAGCGGACATCGCCACCTACGAAAGCGCCCGGCCCGCCTACAAGCCGCGTACGATTCGGGCCTGATTCCGGCCTGATCAGCGCTTATTCGCCCTTGGGTGATCACAATGCCGACGCTGTGCCCCCCACCTTCCGGTGGGGGGCACAGCTGTGTGTTGAGGCCCCGTGAGGCGACAACTCGCCCCAGATGGCACAATCTGTGCATGGAACGCGACAGTCAACTTGAGCTCTACGAACTCGTCGCGGACCGAT
This genomic window contains:
- a CDS encoding ATP/GTP-binding protein, whose amino-acid sequence is MDFASSNGGAAPRSTTSAKIVVAGGFGVGKTTFVGAVSEINPLRTEAVMTSASAGIDDLTHTGDKTTTTVAMDFGRITLDQDLILYLFGTPGQDRFWFMWDDLVRGAIGAIVLVDTRRLADCFPAVDYFENSGLPFVVALNGFEGYQPYTPEEVREALQIGPDAPIITTDARHRADAKSALITLVEHALMARLK
- a CDS encoding DUF742 domain-containing protein; the protein is MTPPPAYSDAYDSSYSEGDQPLVRPYAMTGGRTRPRYQLAIEALVSTTADPMHLSGMLPEHQRICTLCREVKSVAEVSALLSMPLGVARILVADLAEAGMVAIHQPGNGEAGGTPDVTLLERVLSGLRKL
- a CDS encoding roadblock/LC7 domain-containing protein is translated as MSQAAQNLNWLITNFVDNTPGVSHTVVVSADGLLLAMSEGFPRDRADQLAAVASGLTSLTAGASRIFEGGAVNQTVVEMDRGFLFLMSVSDGSSLAVLAHPECDIGLVGYEMALLVDRAGSVLTPDLRAELQGSLLI
- a CDS encoding sensor histidine kinase, whose protein sequence is MQGRFKRDGSAAAEQEPRGGIDRGSSPQHAQNRGPAAEGAGPNASTTVKAKGRGKSKGLAKGSGKDKVKDQSAELDVAIPTAPSGPGSRLAMQNWRISTRLVSLLTLPVVAATTLGGFRINDSLNDIAQLEHMQLLTTMTRQATNLAAMLQTERDNSAGPLSADKSGKVNSIVQGVREQTDAAARSFTAATDKVDSAEDKDETLKSIRNNILQIGRQLTGIEDIRKKAYQNGAQQTVTEYNALIVSLLSLSQDMAQATSNPEMIKRTRALAAFSSAKEYASIQRAIIAASLPDPSVADKAGKLEENDRLYALSALRGESQSKKTFELVYQGKPEELLAALGDGNPEIGQADHYARRVLSTQGQFAKEKNRSWLDWYDADDNKLQAMKVIELTLLEDMEQKARELKNESQQDAIINGALILLVLGVSLVGAFVMARSMIRSLRRLQDTATRVAQDRLPELVKQLSESDPQDVDTSVESVGLHTRDEIGQVAAAFDDVHREAVRLAAEQALLRGNVNAMFTNLSRRSQGLIQRQLSLISELESREADPDQLSSLFKLDHLATRMRRNGENLLVLAGEEPGRRWTRPVPLVDVLRAAASEVEQYERIELASVPGTDVAGRVVNDLVHLLAELLENATSFSSPQTKVKVTGHALPDGRVLVEIHDTGIGLSPEDLAAINERLASPPTVDVSVSRRMGLFVVGRLSLRHGIRIQLRPSDSGGTTALVMLPVDVAQGGKKPGPMPGQGGQGGPGAQGAPSAQGSVPGGAGRPPVGGAPQRGQVSGGGQRAALPGRDGSGGGNGGNGQQRQQGGRPQQPGGPSARPQGGPGAPTGQGQGQGSFGSGAPLAGRGPQPRPTGAPSAPSAGGPSGFPQGNGFERPQAPQQQPQQAQAQQPQSQQQSAPPAPAQRGPRPQLPPRGGAPRPELPGAGAAPGGMPQATSWGAGQGGQEVPRGHDELSGPGSTAEFARPDFNAPQPPAAYDSGSTGQFERPDVRGGSLSPSGTGQFERPELRGGADPASTGQFARPDYPATRPGGPGVGGPGGQQGQAPQSGGAYAPVPASRPETPQLPQAHQPEALPPAQGPGEARSPIFDTLESNWFREEGAEQQPPAQAPAVPQQPRPQHQIPGAPQRIQQPLPTRGMELPAESAPATTGSTPTVSWRSSPNDELMRQAERVRQPAAGGITTSGLPRRVPRANLVAGTAQQQADAQPGPQVSRAPDDVRGRLTNLRRGIQQGRQAGNSGPATGSYHIDPTYQQER